In Euphorbia lathyris chromosome 2, ddEupLath1.1, whole genome shotgun sequence, the sequence CGGGGGATGCGCGAAACCGACGACATGCATAACTCTCAAAGCGATGTAAATCAATCATCATACAAAGTTGGCCTTTAGTTCGCCTTTAAGATAGACCGTATCAGTTTTTTTAGGTCACGTAGGACCATGGGATACGAGTGGGCTATCTTAACGGTTAAGGTCTTATTTAGGACAAACTATACCAATCTAGTTTGTAGAATTCACATGTTTCATCATTTGGAGTTTTAAGCCTCCTCAGGGTGATTTCCCAAACTTGGATGTAGCAAAGGTTGTCCTAGACAAGTCGATGTCCTTTAAAATAGGTTATGTCCGCTTTACTTCGAGAGTACCCTTAGGATAGAGTTGAAATCTGAGTTTTTCTCTTGTTTCAAGTATGACACATACTACCTTTAAATGACATGTTCGTTTCCTTTACTATAGGTTGTACCAACCTTGACCTCCATTACTATTTTGATTTGAAAGAGGTGAAAAGCTCTTTTAAGTAAACGGAGACTTTGGGTGTAGTACATCCTATACTAAAAGACTCGAACCCTTATTCTTTTGACATAGATTATAGCAAActgaaattttaattctaatatgACATGACTTGGACAAAAGATGCCAAAGTGGTCTCTTTGAATCATGGTTTGTACCGACCTTAGATTTCATTTTTCCCTTCTCGACGAAAGAGGTAAAATCTCTTTTGGGAAACATGAAACTTTTGGGTCTAGTATAAGTCATGGTTAAAGAGACTACTAAGTTCCTTTCAGAATAGGTCATGCTAGATTAGAATTTTGCTCCTTCTTTCGGGTTTGAACAAAGAGGTAAAATCTCTACGAAAGAGGTATGAAACTTCAGGTATGTCATAGGCTATaacaaaagacaaacaaaaggccaaaatacaatggaaaatcaaaatcattattaGGGTCATGCTTTATCCTAAGAGAAGTAACTAAAGCCATTACATGATGTTTGGTTGAGGTATGGGGACCATTGCAAAAAGATCAAACTATTCCTTTCGAATGGAGTTAGAATAGTCCAAAACTTTTTACAAGGGGGCATTAACACTAGGTAGGCCCCAAGTATCGAATGGATTCTTGGTGAACTTTCGTGAGAATTGCCTAAAAGGTTTTCTTTTATATGCAAATGTTATGCGAACTTAAAAGAGAGTAAGAATAGTTCAAAAAGTACAGAAGAAATTGCTTTTCAGAATCAACTTCTCTTTATCCCCAGCAGAGTCCCCACTGTGGACGGAGCCTACCTCGACAGGCTTTCACCCGCGGGAGGTCCGCCATGACTACTACGGTGATGTTTGGACTCGAGGTCCACTAGAGAAAACGACTAGCTCGGTAGGGCCGGTGTCGgagaaagagtcgccacccggaTTTTAGGTCCGAGAATGTTACTGAGATTCCTTGCGGGAAGCAAGTGGGTTCGGAAAGTTAGGTACGCTTGGGGAAGGTTAATATCTCCTCGAAAGGAAATATTAAGCACCCCCAAAATCGTCCGGTGaacccaccggcctcctacttagcatttctAAATACAATCAGGCTATTAGTAACTCTTTTAAGCTTTTTTAAATTCGTTTTGAATGTGATTTGTTTGGAAAAAACCATTTTTGTTTCATGTCATATTGCACAATTgtatacaaaagaaaataaacaaaatattcCAACCCTAAAAGCAATGAAATATGTACAAAATTGAATACAATTACATCCGAGCATTCCCGGGTCTTCAATCCGCACCAAAATTATGTTTCTCCATACtcatatcaaccaaaataaaagattagaaGCAAATAACATAGTTGTACAATTAGTTATGGTGTAAAAATGGAcaaaggactaaattgaataaacttaaaaagtttatttaagGGCCCAATTGAAAGAAAGTggaaaactttaaattaaggaccaaagtgaataaaatataaagttccaAAATAGGGACTAGAATGAATAAAAggaaaagttctaaattagggactagagtgaataaaacaaaaaaaattctaaattaggGATTAGAAAGAATAAAATAAGAAGTTCTAAATTAGGGACTAAAacgaataaataaaaaattattagattaggaatcaaataaatagaaaagaaagttTTATTATAACTATTGGTATCTGAACGATCGTGAAATAAAATTTATCTCGAGTTGATTCGTTTATCCCAAATCATTGTTACGAACGAAAAGAACCAATTAGATCAATAATATTAACTTTGTAATATTATtatcagattcaaaaataaaagtataagAAGAGTAGATtgattgaaataaataaaaatgctcaaaacaaattatttaaCCGGTAAATCATTGCTTTATagttaaattaaatcaatttagTGATCAAATATATACAGAAAATATATTTGACAACCTATTGACAATAAAAACcaacaatgaaaaataaaataagaaaggggagAACAATCTATATTTCAGAGTaccaaatattaaataatagacaAGATTTGTCCCTCAGAAACCTTTACCTAGGTTGTGGGATGATTGGAAAAATCATAAATATTGGAACACGGATGATGAACGCAAAAAACTAGAATTTATTAGAGTGATTCGCTAGAATTTCGGCTATTTTCTGTCTAATTTTCATCCTCCTTTGGCCACCTAAAGAGctgctatttatagataaatattatGGTTCAGGGCTAAAGTTGAAATTAGCTAAATGAGGCAGGGGCTAAAAGGTATTTATCCAACCTTTTCTAAAGTTGCGGAAAGAAGGAACAAAAGAGGAGAGTAGGGCTGACGTGCGTCAATCCTGACGCACATCTGCCACATGTCAGCGCGTGGTTGGCGCTCCAATCATGCGCCGACACGTGGCGCCCTCCTACTTTCACCTCTCAGTTCTGTTTCGGCCCAAAAATACTCTTAATGACCTCTGATTTCGATGATTTTTATGCCATTTGACTCGTTTCGACGAGACGGACATTTTTGCGACTAATAACCTAAGGCTAAAACTGATCCGAACTAAGGTTATTTCCTATTTTATCCCGAATTTCACCTAAAAACTTCAACTAGTCACAGATTTTTCGTTAGACCTCCGAATTGAGTCCGGAAAAGTGCGTTATGAAATTCTCGGAGGATACGACTCACTAAGATACGCAAAAGTTCTATTTATGACtctaaaaaatttggttttgaataAAAAGGGTTTACTTTGACTTTCTAACGAGGGATTTTTCCGTGATTCATTTCTGATCATATTTCCAATCATCTTCaaaaggttttcatcacagggcTACGACTCCAGTGTCTACAACTAGTTTGGTATATTCTtcctaattaatgaattaaCTAAGTAAGACTGTAGTTAATTCCTAATTAACGAATAACCTTACCTCAACAGCTAATATTCAACCCGTTAACAGTGttatgaattagaagaacctaatctaagctaaccgattctcagcgatatcgattcagaaacttaattgCTCATTCACTTGATATGACAAAATCGAAAATAGATGTACTAATGTCACATGGAGAGTTCTCAGTTGTCAATCTGGTTATCCCCAAATACAATCTAGAGTTGAACTTTATAACATCAATTGCTACTTACTCagatttaactaaataatgactcGTTGATTATTGATAACGAGTGATGAACTTCTGATCGGATTCCTTCCCTGTGGgagcgtcgttgggttcgacgggggggaagctccgatgccaaagtcagtataggaataatgaataaactgtattgacaagagAAGGGTTTAGAGCTAGAATGTgaatgaatgtgtacctcaatagcttgtgatgcaagctatatatagtcatgtgatcgtaactcccagtaaccagaaagtatccattaatgcctcatgaatggcggttacggatctCTTTTATGCGTGGCCGTTAACTCATTAACGGatcattaattgcctttattgggaatcggctcaaccGTTCGGCGGGCGGATCGAGGTACGATGGCGGGTCTCACGTAGGTTTGGTAAATATCCTTTTTGATCGCgtggataatatcccgatgttatcagaagccccccctaagttccattaaagtcctttagggcttttgcacTTCCTTGCACGCCGTCATGATGAATCGCATTTATTGTTGCTCTGTTCTAGGCCATTCACCGAGCGACAGGTGTCCTAGGCGCGCTGCTCAAGGTAAGTGGTGATACCTTCTTCAACCTCTCTTTTCTCTTTCCGCTTCATTTGCTATTTTCCTGCTCGCGTTTTCTCAAAGTTTTTCCGGcgtcaagaagcttcaaaacttcCGATTTGCTATGTAAGTGAAACTTCTCGTCGTGTTTCTGGGTTTTTTTATGAGTTCTTGTTCCattgaactttttaatttgacttcCCCCTTTGAGCCCTCTTTTAGCTGGTCTTCTTCCGAGGACTCGAGTTCATCCGAGAGTACCTCTAGTTGTGATTTGTCAGAGTTAAGTAACACGATGAGGGAGAGTAGGAATCGTTGTCTTTGTTTAGTTAGAGCCCAGACCCTTTCCGTTGCTGTGGCCCAAACTGCTCCAGCAATAGATTCTAGAAGTTTTTCTGGGATGGAGGCTTCCTCCTCGACTCCGATTAGGAAAAAGACGCCTCGCGCAGAGactactccgtctcgtatgggCGCCACGGACCTGGCTGATTTGGCGGATCGCTATTCGTGGATTAAAGATTATGAGACTGAGTTGGTGGCTGCCcatcagcgacccgcctgtccgcccgTAGGGTACCTATCTGTGTAtagtagtcatgtggagagaggattccgtcttcctcttcctcaaATGATGGCGAATATCCTGGAGTTTTTTAGGATCACTGTctgccagctgcatccaaatggttggttggatattgctCTAGACTATTACTTAGCTTCGAACCTGGGGGTAGTCTGCAATCCTCTTGTCTTCCGGTCTCTTCACAAACCCACGAAGCGTAAATCCGAGTCTTTCTATACTTTCGCAAAATTCCAAAGTTACTCGCCCTTCTGCGGTAAGATGTCAAACGCCCATCTCTAGGACGAAAAAAATTTCTTTATTAAGGTGAAGAAGAACGAGCCCCTCGGATTCCCACTAAATTGGAATGCTAAGCCCCAACACATGGCTGGGGATTTGCGTATATTGACTAATACTGATGAgaaggtggcggatctcatgaagagcATTAAGACGGATGCTTGGACGTACGCCGATGCTttggaattcatgatgaatgacattcctctGGTCCGCCGTGTGGGGGATGTGATTACTTACATGAAGTTTActcaacttgatgaaggtaactttgtttcttccttgaactttgattatttcgttgttcccttgtcaggggtttgtctgaggcCAGTCACGCCCTTATAGAGATGCGTAAAAaacagaaggagctggaggcccAAAAAGATACGCAGGTGGCGGATCCCTGTAAGAGCTCTGGGAAGCGTCCTTCTGAAGGCGTCGTGGATCCCCCTCAGAAGAAAAAGAGGTCTGTCGCTGCTGGTGGAGAAAAGTTATTGGCGGATGCCATAAGAGCCGAGAAACCTAAGATGGTGCTTGAGCAGGTATATTTACTTTACCGTTTTTCCTTCTTCTATCATGGATCTTGATTTGGGCCTTCTAATTTTTACATAGGTGGTTAAGCCTGACTTAGGAGGGTATTGGCTCGCCAAGTATGGTGATAAAGGGTCCCTAAAGAATGAATCAGTTATCAATGATCTTGTCGAGGCCCTCGGTCAACTTGGTGAAGTACAGGAGAACCAAAACAAGTTCTCCGGATCAGCCCATGCCAAGATGGGGAAAAGGGATCTCCTTTTGGTGGGTTTTccttattttacatttttggatgaaagagtgatctcctttGGGGAGACTTTTGTTTCTTACACCATCCTTTGTTTCGACAGGCGTATACGCACATGCGTGCTATGGAGGCGGATCTACTCCAAGGGGTGGCGGATAAAGCGACCATAAAAAGGCTGGAGAAAGAGGTTGCCGTCGCCAATGCAAATGTTGCTTCCGCCGTTGCCCTTAATGAGAGTAAAGACGCCGAGATCCGCAGCTTgaaggagaagatggaggaggaTGCTAAAAATCACAAAGCTGCCTTGTTGAACGCGGAGATCATGGCGGGAGAACGTGCTTATTACtatggcgaatggattatggcATACGTTAAACTCTCCCACCCCGAAATTGATTTTGTGGACCCGGAGTACGTGGTCCCCGAGGTTGAGGATTGCCTTAAATATCGCAAGATCCCGAACGTTAAGGATTTCATCCGCGATCAAATTCAGAAGGAGCTGAGCGGATCAGCCGGGGAAAGCAAGCATGTTGTTGATCTTGAGTCAAGTGACCTCGGCGAAGCATCCCAGGGGGCGGGTGACAAGAGCAATGATTTGATAATTGATTGTACGGTTCCTCAAAAAGGAACTCTTGTTGCGGATAAGGAGGTTCCTCTAGAGGGCGTATCTTTAGAGAAAGACGCTATGGAGGATACTcctttaaatgtttaaatgtaacttaagtacaatttattttaatccttttttcAACCCTTATCTTTACTTTACACTTCAtatctttcagcaagtaaaTTTTAGGTTTTAGGACTTATTTTGTTGGTtcaaggtaggtggccagccgtaccttggaatgtgagcctttttgaaggctttgaagcttttattccttttgaggaagttaagctgccttaggcgatcgatatgcttcctatctttgaggtgaaccAATCCGCCACTAGGACTTGAAACTCTTTTTTGgaaagagtatttgagagtgtaaagatctcacgtttgagaaatgttttaactcttgtctctgacggtgatcaattatttcctatctttgaggtgaattgaTCCACCACTGAGActattctcctatctttgaggagaaagtagttATGCCATGATAGCATTATTCTACTGTGGGAATGTGTTTGTGGCCTCCCCctttttgaatctggaatatttatattactgCAAGAAAAATACTCAAAGGAAGAATTTGCAAGATGAAAATTTCTCTTTATTAAGTGGCGATTCGCCTTATTACAACGAATTGGTCACAGGACTCCGAGGAATCCTAACCACTTGGTTTCTAGGACCACAAGGCAGCACATTATCATAATTTGGCGTATCCTCTAAGGAAGGAACCTTGTCTTTCTCTAGAGTGTCGGGTATCCAGTACACATATTGATAATGCATCTTTGAAATCTCCGGTTTTCTCCGAGACTCAAGCGGTCACACCTCGCCTGGAAGCAATCCTTCAACTCCAAGAAGGCTCATCATCAGACCCCTGGATCAATAAATTCTATCTTCACTCGGTCGGAAACATCTTCTAACCACTCACTTACACCTCCGAAGGACATTTGTTCCAAAAGTTATGTTCCTAAGTAAATCCTCGTGGTtcataaagtttgcaaacatgGGTTTTACGCTTTGTGGAATCTGCGGTTAAAGGATATGTGAGTCAAATTTTTAATACTTATGGTTTAGTTACTTAGTAAAGTTAGATATTATACTTTGTGTAATTTGCAAATTCACTGTTTTTTGGTAAATAATCACTACAATAAtttttaatgaaataaaaagcAATAATTcatgtttataaacttttaaatcacgaTAGTTGTGTTTACAAATCAATTGTTTGTTTGTGTACCTTtcctaaaaacaaataaaataaaatccttTTAAGGACTGAATATTAGACAATGAATTTAAAAGAATGAAGAAGGAAATGAAAATGGATTAAAATGTAAAAGGAATAACATGCAAATATAGTCATAATGTTTATATCTATGAGAAATTTTACCTCAAACATTTAAAAAGatacaattttatccttaatattGATAGCTAATAACAATTTTATTCTAAATGTTGGCAAGTTTGattaattttagacattattatacaatcatcttttttcagatttaataattgaattagagattaatatttttaaattcagtaaaatatttaaaaaaaaattatccaattcgtataaatacaatatatatacatatgtaaagttttggacttttgaattttttttttctagatctaattatatgtttataatatattattaattagtgataaaataatGCATATATGAAGTATAGACGATAAGATTCATGATTAAAGAGATAAATTCACAAAACTTATTAATATTagagttaaaattaattttaaccgCTAATATCAGAGgtaaaattacattattttagACCTCAAGATTAGAATTGTTTAGGGCTAGTTTTACACCTTATATCCAATGTAAAATAAAGACAAAAAGCATATGTGGCCCATgatcttttattattttgtgcATTAAATgatcgatctttcatttagacacattgaatatctgatctttcattgtttggtgcattaacctctcgatctttcatttagacacattgagcccttgatcttttatatATTGGTGTATTAGGTTCTTCCGTAAATCAATTCGTATATGAGTGTATTAAGAGcctgtttggttaggtttatataaccgttTAACACTTTCTCTGGACACAGCATCATTTTAGAGTTTTTCATGAATAGTTGTttatagttacttgttattgataaaattatcctttttatttctataaaatatgtttcctttttaacattatttttatttttagaacataattatcggaaaaaacaaggttttgttacgttcaataaatttttttattttttatttaaattattttaattaatttgtataaaaaaaattttattttataatttatttgtttattaatttaaaacatattcAGATTAGAAATTTTAAATACTAACCGTAAatgtttagtataattttaccaaacactaatagttaaacagctaataacacacagtcaataacaataacaataaacaGTTTACTACAACCGTACACAACTAACATCAAAAGCAATATCTATTAACTAACAGTTGAATCAAACAGATCtttaatatatctatatataaattgATTTACGGAATAACCTAATACATCCACATATAAATAATAAAGGTTCAATGTATCTGAACAATAAAGATGAGGGGCTAAATATATCTTACCGAAAGACCAAAAAACATTAAACAATGAAAGATGAGGATGGTTTTTGCAAGGCGGTAGGGAAATGGTTCTTATCGATTGTAAAATTGATGATTCATGCTATAGTTTCAGCAAGTGTTGTCTTTACCAAGTCTCCACTTGTCCTTATATATGCATACACACATGcacatacttattcaaactcaACTCAACCCCAATTTCCAACACACATATTTCCCCACCAGAACTGAAATGAGCGGCGCCACCAGTTTCGGGCAGTTTTACGAGAACTGGTTCGAGCAGCTCCACCAGCATGTCCGTCAACTCAGCAAAGCCCCTAAACCACCTACAACCAAAGACGATATTAGCCATGTTAGTCGCCTAGTCGAGACTCTTGTTAACCATTACAGTGAATATTACCGGGTGAAATCGGCGGCGACGGAGCGTGACGTACTTGGGGTATTCACTGCTCCCTGGGCCTCTTCTCTGGAACGGTCGCTCCACTGGATAGCTGGGTGGCGCCCCACCACCTTGTTTCATCTTGTGTACACAGAATCAAGTATCCTTTTCGAGTCTCATATTACTCATATTCTAAGAGGCTTAAAAACTGGAGATCTTGGGGATCTTTCACCGGATCAATTCAGGCGAGAAACcactctttttatttttctgttcTTAGTTCATGAATGGTTTATACTATCTTTCATCTAAAATCAAGTTAAGGTTTCATCATATGGATGCAGGAGGGTAAGTGAGTTGCAGTGCGAGACGGTGAGAGAAGAGAATGCGATAACAGAAGAGTTATCACAGTGGCAAGATGGTGCGAGTGAGTTGGTGAATGATCAGGATGTTGATGATAAGATCGGAGGGCTGGTAAGAATAGTTCAGAAAGCAGATGATCTACGCCTCAAAACAGTCAAATTAATAGTTGAACTGTTGACACCTCAGCAGGCTGCAGAGTTCTTGGTAGCTGCTGCTGAGTTACAGTTTGGGATCCGCTTTTGGGGAACTAATCAGGAACGTCAACAACAACACACTTCTGTTGTTTAATTACTACTTTTTCCACTTGTTCTTTATTTCCTGTTTAACCACTTGCTTTCCTTTTCATCAACTACTCTTcttttacttttaatatttataaatttcttCATCTCTAACTTCAACATTTTATTTTGGCTTTGATACATGATTTGTTCTCTAAATTTGTCAGGAAATTTTTTTGATGGTCTCTaaatttttagggtaaattataaaaatggatCACACGAaaatccatttacatatttaatacatttactcaacctatcaACCTacctactatatatctagatTGATTTTTTGTATGACTTTCTTATACTCTTAATATTTATGGGCATCTGTTTTCTTTCTGTGTGACTTTGCAGATTCGATCTTATACGAAGTTAATATTTGGattaatgaatttaattagTATATGCGAAATTTGTAAAACTAATGTTTGATTtagttgatgaatttaattagcatagcTTTAGATGGGTTTTAAAGCTAATTTGTAAAGTTGTATATAACCAAAAAAAATGGCAACGATAACgaattataatattatcaaaatttacaataagatcgtcacaataaactcctaataAATCACTTTATAATTGTGACTCCTAATAAATCACTTTATAATTGTGACTCCTAATAAATCACTTTATAATATATAAGTTCTTATTTAATATCGATAGATGATTGTGTCTTACGGTACATAATAAGATTgtcataataaatttttaataaatcatttcatTATATATAGGTTCTTATTTATCACTGA encodes:
- the LOC136220647 gene encoding protein DOG1-like 4, producing the protein MSGATSFGQFYENWFEQLHQHVRQLSKAPKPPTTKDDISHVSRLVETLVNHYSEYYRVKSAATERDVLGVFTAPWASSLERSLHWIAGWRPTTLFHLVYTESSILFESHITHILRGLKTGDLGDLSPDQFRRVSELQCETVREENAITEELSQWQDGASELVNDQDVDDKIGGLVRIVQKADDLRLKTVKLIVELLTPQQAAEFLVAAAELQFGIRFWGTNQERQQQHTSVV